The genomic DNA ACCCgatatttttacccaaaattttgatccctgatcccacAAATGATGAGAACTCTGATCCCTGAACCCGCAAAAATTTGATGCCTGATCCCTGATTCCATGAAAAATACTGCTGATCCCGATCCCACGCGTTGTGATTCCAAATCTCAGGGCTGTGATCTCTGATCCCATATTCCatcctcgttacgaccctgggACTTAAGTCAGACTTGTTCGATTCTAATTTCTTCCTTCCCGCAATatattgtcatttcagttcAGGTGTATAACTATCATTGacaaatagccaagtttttacaATTCCATTTAAGCCTTGACAAACAAAAATCATGCTGAAAAAACCCCTTTTACCATAGTACACAAAAGCACCCATTAAATTTCGTTCCCTTCTATTCACAAATATAAGTGTTTTGTTAGTGAGTTAGCTCAGGTGTTGCAAACACGCCTGTACTTCTGACGAAAAGGTTGGTGAATCACTTGTGCACACCGTTTGTCTTTCAGTTTGGCCAACAGAATGGGATTTAGCTGGCTCCCTCTCGTGTGCGCTTTGACTAGTTTTGTCCAAGCCTCTTCGTCGTATGCTGATGAGAAACCTGAAGAAATTCTCTTGGGTGATTTTGCAAGTAAGCCGTAAAAGTtccttttcaaatgaaaagaagCGCCCCGAGTAGCAGGAACAAAGTGATAGGGCAGATTGACAAGTACATCGTCGTTTTTCAACGTACAATAAGTTCTAATGACTTGAAAACCTTCAAAACCCGCATACCGTTCAAGTAGGTggttaaacctattgttttcttCGCGTTGTTTTTACTGCGTCAATCATCACACTTTAGAAGAGCTCAAGATGACTTTCAACGATCCTTGCACCATACTTGTTGAGCTTTGTACCATATTTGTTGAGCTATAGCTATAATATTCAGATGTGACGAGAAAGGATTGAATCTGATGAAACTTTAAAACCTCTGTCAAAGGCATTTGCACTAAAACGGGAAATTCCCACAAACCACCCTAAGATCCATGAATCGCCTTTTCGCGTGGGGTATCCTTTCAATTTCTTAAAAAACCAGTTCGTTACCGACATCACAACTTCCCATACGAAGCCTTGTCAAAATTAGAGTGGAGCTAAAACTCTCGCCCGTTAACTACCGAGTAAATACAACTTATTCACAGTCCCTCAGTGCACCCTAAATAtgacaatctttttttttttgaatcgtTTCAGGAAGAGTTGAGATTAACATTCGAGAAAAGAGGCAAAGTAAGATTACTGAATAACAGTATTATATTTTCTTGCTTCATGAAATTTAGCATTAATACGTGTTATTATAGTTTGAATTCATGAGGATCCTATGAATTAAAATCTTACATCCCTTAGATTCCTCTTTCCTACATACACTTTCTAAAATAATAAGCACGTTTATTGGCATTAGAGCAATCGCTTAACCTTAATGAGTTCCTCGTTGCTGATTTCAACTTATGTATTTTATGGATATACAAGGTACGAATGAATCAATAATTATAATGTCTATTGGCTTTAGAGGTATTCATTACTACGGTTTTGAAACGTATCATTTGTGATTGGCCGCTTTCCGTACGGTCAAACATCTCACAGCTAAATATACAACAGCGACGACTTATGGCTCATTCGTACCAGCTAAAAGTCAATTAACCATTTCTCAACGAAAGACAGTAAAACTGCGAAATGCAGAAAtcacatttttaaaaataaagcgGGTATCGACGCACTGAACTGGTATATTTAGTTTTTTCCTAAATGAAAACGACAAATGCAAGAACAACAGAACCTTCAATTTGTTTTGACGATCAATGCGTGCAAGGGTCTGCAACTGAAGGTGTTCTTAGTTATGTAACAGCGCAAATTAAAACGcgagagtttttttttccattttcgtACATTCCTTGAGTTCCGCCTGGTAAATCGGCTCCTGTCTTGACGTCTTAGCGACGTGGCCTGTAGCGCAGATGCCTACAAGAAAAGAATCCACTGAACTCCTTACTGCGCTTGCATAAGTCAAGTAAAATTTGGGTCGAAAACTGGTTGTCTGCTACTGTACCACTGCAATAAAATCCCATACCATACGCACAATTCGTATTCGTAGTCGTCCTAGTTCTCCGATCTAAAGGGCTTTTATGTCTGTCATAAAGGGGCCTTAGTTCTGATTTTATACATGACCGGATTTTGGGTGAAGACGTGGCGTAAGATAATCGCATGTGAGAGTCGTAAGCAAATACCATATACcgtctgattttttttttcaaacaaaaccaGATTCGTGGTTCGTCTGCCCAACTTCCTTACTTGTTATAAATTGACTTTTTACAAAGGTGGCTGCCAAGACATAAGTGTTCACTGCGAAGCGTGGCCCTCAAGTTATTGTAAAGAATATGAGCTTTTCATGAAGAAAAATTGCGCAAGCAAATGCGGCTACTGCAGTAAGTACTCAGTGATTTAAAGCCAGAAAAAACAGGCTTGAACTGGACTTGAacctataataatattattgtgcaaCTGCACTTCGCAATATGTTATCTGATACGCATCGACTTACTTGTGTGAGACTCTGCCTCTCTTTTTAATTAGGGAGTAAATAAGAAACAaagacggctacggcgacgacaacagtaaaaagcagtaatattagccggtttacactacagaaaatttttggcacggctcaGGTGAAATTGGCACAGGTTCCAAAAATaaaggttcggctcggataaaatttgcagtgtaaacaatcTGTccgtaccaaatttcatccgtgccgaaccaaaatttttacccgtgctgggaccttcggcgaggtagtccgagcacgggtaaaaatggtacgggtgctgagAAAAGCGGCACGGTTCgcatagaacaagtagtgtaaacactttaacgCGCCAAGgtttgagccttaattcatataggctagcggtttttttgcgtacatttcaagatggcggctcatTCCCTATCAAAATAAAGTGCGCATGTCTCCAACAGAAGTTACGtgggcccaaaaattttggtacGGTATTTTTGGTACGGTAAACATGGtttagtgtaaacaaagtttgctgaGCTCTTTTTTGGCACCCTTGCCAAAAAttgtctgtagtgtaaaccgggctattattggttaaaagaggaaaaaaagatcttgctgcacgtgtggcacgcatttttgtacatttctctcccgtattcgtcaaaacaacaacgtaaaaatgaccaattttcaggttttgacgaaaaCGTGGATAAACAGAAGTGAATCTTTCTTTCTCTGGTTATAGCCtgcttcgcccatattgtacaaaataaacaagatggaaacatAGTGAAGCACCTAGGACAGCTCAAACTGatagtttgaagtgacgttttcgtcgcttTAGCCGTCGCCGTATctattaatagggagcttacgaaacgaggacgacgacggctacgaggacttcatttaaaaatacgagttcgcgttattcatatcactacaaaactatttcatgtcgtttcgccttaaaaatgtgtagtaactgccgaggaattaaactgatatgagtgggttggaagcgcagagagagaactgaaaattcatcttcATGTGCTAACgacctccacagaaccttgaatttggtcatttcacgtcatCATTTacgagatgacggcaaagaaatgtaccaaaatgtaaaatgcacgtgcagagcgtgcagagccattgtttttgctcactaaacctattgttttgtggcgtcgtcgttgccgtcggcgtcgtcgtttcgtaagctccctaatgaatGGGTACGGAGGGTTGAGCACAGGAGGGAATTCCGagagaaaaggaaaagagagaagtCCTTTTGAAGCAGGGGAAAGTGTCAGTCCCGGGAGAGCATGTCTTTTGTGAACTGACACCTGTGTGTGCGTGCGGTTGGGGGATAGAAATTTAACCTGGGAATTTACAACGGTATAGTGAGGCACATCCTGTTCTCCCCACGTACCGACCCCCACCCCACAAGATTTCAATAAGTTTGAATAATTTAACCAACTTGGCATGAGCATTGGGGTGGCAAAAAATATCATCTGGGTAGAATTCTTATCTTCTGGAGGATGACACAGTTTTATTAACAAAAGGAATCTTAACAGATGTCAACCCTGTAAAACATTAACatttatcattttcttttttaaggtgGACCAACGGGTAAGCAATTAAAATTTTGTCTTACGTGTAATCTTCCGAAAAGCAAAACCTGTAAATtaaatgtaatgtaaatctCATTTGGGACAGCAGGACATGCCGGCAGACTAGGGGGATTATGAGGTAAGAAGCGAACAGTACCTTTTTATTGCAACCTTTCGGCATATCAGGCGAGTTTGGTTGCGCCATGGTTTGTATTTACTCTTGGTATGTATTTGCAAGGCCGCGGCATCGGTAAAAAGGTTTCTAcgatgaaataatatatgaaatggatcatatatgaactgcggataatGATGTATGaatatatccgcagttcagatatgatccatttcttatataatttcatcgttgattcattcctcacgggaacattagtacccagaaatgaccagctcccaacgacagtggcttcataactcagttggttagagtgtcgcacgggtatcgcgaggtcacgggttcaaaccccgttgaagtcctgaatctttcaggcttctttacgcatttgcgaaaattgcgttcataactgcgaagaccatagcttcacttaaaattgaaaaaggttTCTATCGTCATATTTACGGACCTAAATAACCTGCTTTCCACAATGCCTGTCCTTTTGATCGTCTTTCCATGGGAAAGTATGCATGTAGCTTGCATACAAACGTGAAATTACAACACAGCAAACTTTTAAAGCGAAGTATAAGATCAAAGAGAAATTTATAAAATAGCATTGTGGTGCCATTCCAAAAGCAATACAGCTAACTTCCGATCTGCTACTTCTAACTTTGAATCACTTACAATTATTGTTTAGTGTGCAAAGACAAGAAGAGATATTGTCCCAGATGGAAGACGAGTGGATACTGTGACTCATCACATAAATACTACAACTACATGAAAGCAAATTGTGCAAAGACCTGTGGTATTTGTGGAGCCAGCGGCGATGGAATTTGCAGTGGTACCTATAGAAAATATTTCTTCCTTTCTAGTAACAAAGACGTCATTGCCCAACATCTGGTTTTGGTATTATTGTATcctgaaataaaaaaagtgCAAACCCAGGGTTTTACTGGTTCTTTAATCATGCACTTTTACTCTGAACAGCAGCGGATTTACGGGTATTTTGATATCTCTAGCAAGTCAGCGGTTTCTCTGTTGAACAAGCTTGTGTACAGCCGATGTATTTTCCTCTTTAAATATGTAAAACGTTAGAGAGGCCTCTTCACATGCGATACCATAAAAGACCCGGACTTGAAACCTTCATGTCAAATTTCGTTACATCGGTTCATGTATATTCCACTAAAACACTCGGCTCTGCAACAAACGCCACCCTTCCCGGCTTTGGGCAATAAACGCTCACCCCTAAAGAACATTGATTCATTGCCGCATTACCTTTAAGCATAACTAAAGCATGCTCATTAAGAAGCCAAGTGTCATACCACTGCAACTGACTGACTCGTCCACTTTTACTGCGGTTTCTCAAATCCCTACCTAATTGGTTTCAGTACTAAATTAAGGAGATTTCCTATGAAAGTTTAGCTCTGTATGGTTTGAATGTTAGTCATCTGTATGTAGTTAAGCTATTCTTACGACGTGTTGCTGAAACCAATACTTTCAAAGAGTTCAATTTCGAATTAGCAGAGTGGAACACGTAACTCCTTTATAAATAGCTGGTAAGAAGGTGTTGGTTGAGCTAACAACCAATACTActgtttgtctgtttgtcaatagcccatgaggcgaagccaagCAAGGGCGaagccagttctgacaaaaggaaagcgccttTAGTCTCCCACGCAAAAAAAACGGCTGAGTGGGAGACTAGAATTGAGTGTGATTGCTCGTTTCGTGATGGTTTGACACCACGAATTTTTCACTCTTGATAATTCGGTTGGGTaaatcgaaacgtcgaaatgcATTAACCAGCAAGTGACCATCCGATCGTTATTATTGCTGTTATTTGTTCTACAGTAAATGGTACAAGCGATAAGGTAAGATCCTGTGAATTTAATCAAGACACCTGCGATTGGCACAATGTGCCCTTTGACGATGAAACGGACTTCAAGGTGCGAAGAGGTGGGAATGGAGCTGAACCAGACAGCGGTGCAGGGGGAACTGGTAAGGAGTGGCCATCTTGTCTGTTTAGGGATGAGGAGCCCTGTAAAACGTTAGGACATTGGAAATGCCTTTATTGCTATCTTTTTGAATTTCTCTTATCCTGGTCTCCCTGTGACTATTCCCTTCATGGTGTCAACCATGTGTTTCTTTAAAGCACCGATTTTTTTTGGCTACATTGTATTTTTCGTACCATTGTTTCTCCTAAATGTGAAacgaatggaaaaaaaattcctacaAGAATAATAATGATTCAAATTTAGCTTGACTCTTAAAATCATTTCTGTCGTATCATCTTAAAGGAATACTTCCTTATTTCCTTTTCTGCCCATGCTCCTCTTTGTCTACTACATGACATACATGCACGAAACGTCTCTCGGTCACTACGTCACGCCGTACACGGCATTATGTAGCGAGCGCAAATGGAAGGCTTTAACAAAATCAGCATAGTTGGATACTTGGAAATTTCGCGTCTCACTACAAATttttcagcttggcaacacttcaGACTGTCATACGGTATTTGAACTCATAAGCCCAATCAGATCGCTAGAAAGCCAATATCCGAGATTGAAAATTGACCAATGACTTACatcctgtttctttttttcaaccacCAGGAGGTTTTCTTGTAACCGAAAAATCATCGGGACGAGCAAAGCTTTTGATACCTTTTGAGTTGGTATTGGCAGATCACGAAAGTGACTATGGCAGAATGTGCATCAGGTTCAACTATTTCATGAAAGGGTAAGATTATTCATTATTTTTGCTTTGCACTCACTTGATAAGATGgcccaggagcccatgagtaggagcctccatatgcaccatatccttgagtcaacctttgcccgtatctttctatttttagaacgccacgagttgttcggcactgcacgcactgtttaaaatggccaatcagaataaagtcattgtctaacgaagacaaaaataacaaatacaatgtacgcaaattgtgcgaattgatgtaaattgatgtaaatgtgagtctcctgctgaagggttcgttctaaaaatagaaagatacgggcaaaggttgactcatagggatTGTGTgggggaggcaagctcctactcatgggctcctggacggccatgttagtgtacaaaacaaaactagcaaaatgtcgctcgcgttttgcataataataaagccaaaagactttttccctGTTGTTCAGTACACAGCCATGACGTCAAGTACAAGCCAAGGATTGTTTAACAGGAAAAATAACCAGACAGAGAGGAATTGTTTTTACGTTTGTTTAAGTGAAAGACGACGGAAACTGTTTTTATGACGTCACACGAAcaggagcttaagcacgtggcGTTTTTGAGAGTCAGAAGGCAACCGGAAGGAagctgattttctttttaacttgccTTGACACAACCACGTTTTTATTTCTAAGTATCATTTCACTATCAGAAgcgattggtttaaaaatctgtGAGAGACTtttcctggcacgcgaaatgttcacttccggtttccgtcggTAGTTCAAAAACGTCACGTGGTTGAGCTCCTAATTATGCAATGGTGCTGCAGCAAGAATAcgatagggagctttagcaacgaagACAGCGACGGCATCAAgaaagtcacaaatttgcatattgagtgaacaaaaacaattccaTTTCTTTGCCACCGTCGgcaaaacaacgacgtgaaatgaccaaatttgaggttttatggagaacGTAAGCATTTTGAgaataaagtttcattttctccaccTAGATGAAGCGCCTTCAGACTTGcctcatttttgaggaactgccACACTTTTGTCGCATAAAAAAATCTTGCAATAGTCGGGAAGTGATTGCAAAAAAGCGAAcatatattttgagatgacgttcccGTCGTGGTCGCTCAAGCCACCTATTTTAACAGCGTGCGCTCACTGTCCATGCGGACGTCTTATGCTTCCGTTTCAATTGTAACTGTATTTTATCCAGAAGTAATTTAACTGAAAATCACATATGCCAAGGGGCCAGGTCGGGAGTTTTCCTCTCGTTTCCAATGtacagggaagatatctgtttacaaacattgcttttgttattcaaatgtgccatccacaggaacaaaagaccctttgtttcgacagccaatgacgctctggttggcacattaatggcAATAGTtaacgtcaacgatatcttccctataagaCAAGTTCAAGAATTTGGAGGTGCCCGTTCTCGGCAGAGGGTTTTGGTCCAccacagaaataaaaaaaaaactagtttaCTCGCAGATTAAGGACGAGagaagcgagacaaaaatgggAAAGCCTCTGTGAGCAGAGGCACTGACAATCTGTGTAAGCGACATTCGGGTAGATGATAAGGAAGCATTCCAGAGTTCAGCATCAACACAATTATTTCATAAGCGTGAGAGTATGAGGTAAGACGGTGAGCCCCGGGGTCACGTGATAGTTGAAATTTATCACGCACGTTTTAAATCTGTTGTTACCATGCCCGCGCGGTCCGCATTCACACCAACTGAGCAATAAGATGCCGTCTTTGAAATATCCGCGCAGTATGACACGGAATTAATAattcatttcaaataatttccaTCGGAATCAGGCCAAATATGGAAGATTCGCTCTTTTACCTCATATTGTCTGGTGCATAAGATAATGAGCCACCACACTGTTTGCAATCAGTAGGGAACGGAGTTCCTGGACAGTGGTGACCTAAGGTGTTAGTATCCCAGTCTCAAGTGCTACTGTATTTCACCTTGCATTGCTGTTCAGAACTTGTCCAAATACCTGACCTTTTTATTCACCTGGTATATTCGCCCTGTGTAAAGGAATCAAGGGGGCATTCGGATTCCAGATCGCAGCCCGCGGATTCCGGATCCCGGATAGTGGATCCCGGATTCCGAGTCGGGGATTCCGCATTCCAAACTCACGGTTTCTGCCGAAATGGATCCCGAATTCCATCGAAATTTgaggattctggattccatatAATGCACtccggattccaaagcctcGCATTTGTTGGATTCCAGATTCCTTCACATCGGGCGAGTTTATGGTTAGCCAAGTCGTTTTTCTTGCTTCGTGTCATAGGGGCACATTGACTCTGTACGAAATAGAGAACAAGAAAGGTTCACCTAGGAGAGCGATAAAAACTCTGAGTGGTGACCAAGGGTCCCAGTGGAAGTGCGAGAAAGTATCAGTGACAGTCAGTGTACAAAAGCAGGTGAGGCTATAAAACAGTTGTTTCCTAGCTGACCAGTCCCATTACAGCGGATGGCGGAGCAATAGGATAACATTCATGGTCTCTCATGTGGCTAAAACGATCGACCTTTCCGtatttggtcacgtgatcatgTGTTCTAAATTCATTTCAAAATTCGGTTACGGTTCTTTTGCACTGAATTTGCACAGatctctttaattttgttttgggaACAAACTTTACACGATGTACTAGCCAGGCCAGGGTGATTGCTCAAGAAAGGGTTAAATTCGCCCATCCAAAAGTACAGTTCTGTAGTTACTGGTGACATGGTTGCGAGGGGCACTCTTTGCTGCCTCGTATTAATTACCATTATGACCTTTCAATCAAGCAGGAAACTGTTTTTACAATCGAACGGTTTGCTGCCCTAGAAAGTAGGTTTTTGAAGATTTTAATGtgatgtttttgtgttttcacgCACTCTTCCAGTTTTTGCCTTTGTCAGCTTGGGAAGCTGCGTAACGATAGTATTGCTTCTTTCTTAGCTATTATTTGAGGCCATTCTATCTGGAAGTCCGATTGGACTTGATGATATAAGTTTTACAGACACATGCTGACTCAATCTAAAGGTAAGTAAGTAACCTGTCTGAAATATCTGCTGTGGTATTAACTTTGGCGGGATTTTGGGTTGGATGGTTTTTTTTCGAGAGAAAAACCGTTTTCGATTTATTTGATCGAGAAGTGGATTCAGTAGAACTCAGAGCAGGTTGAATCTTTCAATATATGTGGGAACCGTTGCAAGCCGGTTGATAGGCTATTACTGTTTGACCTGACCCGACCttctaatcgccctttctcacAGTCGAAGACACGACCCAATGTATGGGTTTGTTCGCTCAGTTCGACTATACTCCCATGGAAGTTGTATTTCACCTCCTCCCTACAAACGCCTGCCTACCCGAGAGCAATTCTTTTTCCGcagcttagccaatcaaattttacCAACTGAATTCTGGAAGGTGACTTCACCTAGTTctcagggtcctctctcttcctctcgAGGGAGGAAGAGGGAGGACCCTGAAAATGAGGTTAGAAAGTTTGGAGCAAACAACGTAACAGGTATAACGAACTTCTTTATAAGCACTAAATTAATTGGCCatcgttagacaatgacttgATCGTGATTGGCCAGGACGTGAAGGACGGGGGGACGTGAAGAACGACTTCCCTAAGAACGACCGCGTGGGAGGTTGCTCAGTAACCTTTCTGATGAATAACAGCGGGGCTGAAAGCAACTTTGTCATGATACACTTCGACTGGTTTTTCCAT from Montipora capricornis isolate CH-2021 chromosome 2, ASM3666992v2, whole genome shotgun sequence includes the following:
- the LOC138026237 gene encoding MAM and LDL-receptor class A domain-containing protein 1-like isoform X1, whose product is MCKDKKRYCPRWKTSGYCDSSHKYYNYMKANCAKTCGICGASGDGICSVNGTSDKVRSCEFNQDTCDWHNVPFDDETDFKVRRGGNGAEPDSGAGGTGGFLVTEKSSGRAKLLIPFELVLADHESDYGRMCIRFNYFMKGGTLTLYEIENKKGSPRRAIKTLSGDQGSQWKCEKVSVTVSVQKQLLFEAILSGSPIGLDDISFTDTC
- the LOC138026237 gene encoding apical endosomal glycoprotein-like isoform X2 — translated: MKANCAKTCGICGASGDGICSVNGTSDKVRSCEFNQDTCDWHNVPFDDETDFKVRRGGNGAEPDSGAGGTGGFLVTEKSSGRAKLLIPFELVLADHESDYGRMCIRFNYFMKGGTLTLYEIENKKGSPRRAIKTLSGDQGSQWKCEKVSVTVSVQKQLLFEAILSGSPIGLDDISFTDTC